A window of the Desulfobacterales bacterium genome harbors these coding sequences:
- a CDS encoding aminotransferase class V-fold PLP-dependent enzyme — MTGQAGRHFLQIPGPTNVPERVLRAMCRPTMDHRGPEFAGLSLEVLAGIKRIFKTSGPVIIYPSSGTGAWEAALVNTLSPGDKVLMFETGHFATLWYQKAVRLGLDVDFVPSDWRHGVDPALVGEKLAADKNHHIKSVMVVHNETSTGVASRIAEIRKAIDAAGHPALFMVDTISSLASIDYRHEEWGVDVTVGCSQKGLMLPPGLGFNAVSAKAIAASQSAKLPRSYWSWDGMFAPNKKGFFPSTPATNLLYGLREAIAMLEEEGLANVFQRHDRHAEATRRAVRAWGLEVLCAEPKEYSSSLTAVLMPAGHSADGLRRVILENFNMSLGNGLGKVADKVFRIGHLGDFNDLMLMGTLAGVEMGLSLAGVPFKKGGVAAAMDYLESSVNK; from the coding sequence GTGACTGGACAAGCTGGACGACATTTTTTACAGATACCGGGGCCCACCAATGTGCCGGAGCGTGTCTTGCGGGCCATGTGCCGGCCGACGATGGATCATCGCGGACCTGAATTTGCGGGTCTGTCTTTGGAAGTTTTAGCTGGCATCAAGCGTATTTTCAAGACTTCCGGTCCGGTAATTATTTATCCTTCTTCCGGGACCGGAGCATGGGAGGCGGCGTTGGTCAACACGTTGTCTCCAGGCGATAAGGTGTTGATGTTCGAAACCGGCCATTTTGCGACCTTATGGTATCAGAAAGCCGTACGGTTGGGACTGGATGTGGATTTTGTGCCGAGCGACTGGCGTCATGGGGTGGATCCGGCGTTGGTGGGGGAAAAACTGGCGGCCGACAAGAATCATCACATCAAGTCCGTGATGGTGGTGCATAATGAAACGTCCACCGGAGTTGCCAGCCGGATTGCCGAGATCCGCAAGGCCATCGACGCGGCCGGACATCCGGCCCTGTTTATGGTCGACACCATCTCTTCGCTGGCATCCATTGATTACCGCCATGAGGAGTGGGGGGTGGATGTCACGGTGGGCTGTTCCCAGAAGGGATTGATGCTGCCGCCGGGTTTGGGGTTCAATGCGGTGAGTGCTAAAGCAATTGCGGCGTCACAATCGGCAAAATTGCCGAGATCCTACTGGAGTTGGGACGGCATGTTTGCGCCCAACAAGAAGGGATTTTTTCCCTCCACCCCGGCGACCAATCTGCTTTACGGACTGCGGGAAGCGATTGCGATGCTGGAGGAAGAGGGATTGGCGAATGTTTTTCAGCGTCACGATCGGCATGCCGAGGCGACCCGTCGGGCGGTTCGGGCCTGGGGGCTTGAGGTGCTGTGCGCGGAGCCAAAGGAATACAGCAGTTCGCTGACGGCGGTGCTGATGCCTGCGGGGCACAGTGCGGACGGTCTGCGCCGGGTGATTCTGGAAAATTTCAACATGTCTCTGGGAAACGGCCTGGGGAAGGTTGCAGACAAGGTGTTCCGGATCGGGCATCTGGGGGATTTTAACGATCTGATGCTGATGGGAACCCTGGCGGGAGTCGAGATGGGTTTATCCCTGGCCGGCGTGCCGTTTAAAAAAGGCGGCGTGGCCGCTGCCATGGATTACCTCGAGAGTTCTGTTAATAAATAA
- a CDS encoding succinate--CoA ligase subunit alpha yields the protein MSILLDKNTKVIVQGMTGREGSLRTEFMKGYGTQVVAGVTPGRGGQEVHGIPVFDTVKAAIDKVGMVDATVTFIPGPGLKGAVYEAIDAGIKFIVSPVERIPVHDVIAMVNYALKNKVKLLGPGSLGLISPGKAAMGWLGGSADWAQMLFEPGPIGVISRSGGQSGTVPWALKVAGLGISTALHIGTEPVLGLSMAEVLEMFEADGQTKAVAIFGEIGGTLEEEAAEAVATKKFTKPLVVFIAGAWAPEGMRFSHASSIVERGKGSAKSKIEALTKAGAHVVDSPEEMAPTIKKLINL from the coding sequence ATGTCGATACTTTTAGATAAAAATACAAAAGTAATTGTTCAGGGAATGACCGGCCGGGAAGGATCGCTGCGAACCGAATTTATGAAGGGGTATGGCACCCAGGTGGTTGCCGGCGTCACCCCCGGACGGGGCGGACAGGAAGTGCATGGCATCCCGGTGTTCGATACGGTAAAGGCGGCCATTGATAAGGTGGGGATGGTCGACGCCACGGTTACGTTCATCCCCGGCCCGGGGTTGAAAGGCGCCGTTTATGAAGCCATCGATGCCGGCATTAAATTTATCGTTTCACCGGTGGAACGCATTCCGGTGCACGATGTCATTGCCATGGTTAATTACGCCTTGAAAAACAAAGTCAAACTGCTCGGTCCCGGAAGCCTGGGCCTGATCAGTCCCGGCAAAGCCGCCATGGGCTGGCTGGGCGGCAGCGCCGACTGGGCCCAGATGCTGTTTGAGCCCGGCCCCATCGGCGTTATTTCCCGCAGCGGCGGGCAGTCCGGCACCGTTCCCTGGGCATTGAAGGTCGCCGGCCTGGGCATCAGCACCGCCCTGCACATCGGCACCGAACCGGTTTTGGGTCTTTCCATGGCCGAAGTTTTGGAAATGTTCGAGGCCGACGGGCAGACAAAGGCCGTGGCCATCTTCGGCGAAATCGGCGGAACCCTGGAAGAAGAAGCGGCCGAAGCGGTAGCGACAAAGAAATTCACAAAGCCCCTGGTGGTCTTTATCGCCGGCGCCTGGGCGCCCGAAGGCATGCGGTTTTCACACGCCAGCAGCATTGTGGAGCGCGGCAAAGGCTCGGCCAAAAGCAAAATCGAGGCGCTCACCAAAGCCGGCGCCCACGTGGTGGACAGTCCTGAAGAAATGGCGCCGACCATCAAAAAATTAATCAACTTATAA
- a CDS encoding biotin attachment protein, translating into MIYTQKPKTIRVMLTPFRDGLQSSFGGKVKLENYLPAMEYAAKEMGVRHMEFGGGARYQAPFFYLGEDPFETMQKMRDAVGPDVDLQILTRSISGVTLQAQNTEALKLQAKLMKAHGTTWDRNFDYMNDTELLYKTGQPIIESGMHHQACIAMMGLPFKSDKVHTAEFYVGIGKKILDSGMRVDSICMKDASGTTDPKTFYDTAIGMRKIMPPEMPLWAHTHDTASMAVSQYMASIAGGADGVDLSVRPLASGTVQPDVRSMAHALKGTGFELDLDVSKVQMVENLLNEGLADYDFNPVTTMADARVIAFPMPGGAIGPNVHMMVKAGLLDKYGEILAEFPVVVEAGGAWTSVTPGSQQYWLQAFNNVLYGRWKTIEGGYGRAVLGYFGKTPLPSDPAVVKIASEQLKLPPFEGDPLEAAADNIPEAKKALEENKLPVTEKNIFLVISAMVPGKKFETNEGMRLLQGKGKIDVPLKKKEEPKPAEEKAPAMRLAVAPSDMMPMTTRCTVVEGGNSRCFLVTVEPVTAADTPPATAPAAPAPTAVAPAAPPTASGQEVPVYTKFAGSVELVDIKVKAGDTVTKGQVVAAVEAMKANHDIKSPVDGVVASVQARIGDELDASKPILMIAKKG; encoded by the coding sequence ATGATTTATACACAGAAACCCAAAACAATACGCGTGATGCTAACGCCCTTTCGGGATGGACTTCAAAGCTCTTTCGGCGGAAAGGTAAAGCTCGAAAATTACCTGCCGGCGATGGAATATGCCGCTAAAGAAATGGGCGTCAGACATATGGAGTTCGGCGGTGGCGCACGCTACCAGGCGCCGTTCTTTTATCTGGGAGAAGACCCGTTTGAGACCATGCAAAAAATGCGGGATGCCGTCGGTCCGGATGTGGATCTGCAAATCCTGACGCGGTCGATCTCAGGCGTGACCCTGCAGGCGCAAAATACCGAAGCGCTTAAATTGCAGGCGAAGCTGATGAAAGCCCATGGGACCACATGGGATCGCAATTTCGATTACATGAACGATACAGAGCTTTTATATAAAACCGGCCAGCCGATTATCGAGTCCGGTATGCATCATCAGGCCTGTATTGCCATGATGGGGCTTCCCTTTAAGTCGGACAAGGTCCATACGGCCGAATTTTATGTCGGGATCGGCAAAAAGATCCTGGACAGCGGGATGCGGGTGGACAGCATCTGTATGAAAGATGCCAGCGGTACGACCGATCCCAAAACATTTTATGATACGGCGATCGGCATGCGAAAAATCATGCCGCCGGAAATGCCGCTGTGGGCCCATACCCATGATACGGCCAGTATGGCGGTGTCGCAGTATATGGCCTCCATCGCCGGCGGCGCCGATGGGGTTGACCTGTCCGTCCGGCCTCTGGCCAGCGGGACGGTCCAGCCGGACGTACGGTCCATGGCGCATGCGCTCAAAGGGACCGGCTTCGAACTGGATCTGGATGTTTCCAAGGTACAGATGGTGGAGAATCTGCTGAACGAAGGATTGGCGGATTATGATTTCAATCCGGTAACCACCATGGCCGATGCCAGGGTGATTGCCTTCCCCATGCCGGGCGGCGCCATTGGTCCCAATGTTCATATGATGGTAAAAGCCGGATTGCTGGATAAATATGGTGAAATTCTGGCGGAGTTTCCGGTGGTGGTTGAGGCCGGCGGCGCCTGGACCAGCGTCACTCCCGGAAGCCAGCAGTACTGGCTGCAGGCATTTAACAATGTTCTTTACGGCCGCTGGAAAACCATCGAAGGCGGTTACGGCCGGGCGGTTCTCGGCTATTTCGGCAAAACGCCGCTGCCCTCTGATCCCGCCGTGGTGAAAATCGCTTCCGAACAACTCAAGCTCCCGCCGTTTGAAGGGGATCCGTTAGAGGCGGCAGCCGATAATATCCCGGAAGCTAAAAAGGCCTTAGAAGAAAACAAACTGCCGGTTACCGAAAAAAATATATTTCTGGTGATATCGGCAATGGTTCCCGGCAAGAAATTTGAAACAAACGAGGGGATGCGGCTCCTGCAGGGCAAGGGCAAGATCGATGTGCCGCTGAAAAAGAAAGAGGAACCCAAACCGGCTGAGGAAAAAGCCCCCGCAATGAGGCTGGCGGTGGCGCCTTCGGATATGATGCCCATGACAACCCGCTGCACCGTTGTCGAAGGCGGAAACTCCCGCTGCTTTTTAGTGACCGTGGAACCTGTCACCGCAGCGGACACCCCTCCGGCGACCGCTCCTGCTGCTCCGGCTCCAACGGCTGTCGCACCGGCGGCGCCGCCAACAGCTTCCGGCCAGGAAGTTCCGGTTTACACAAAGTTCGCCGGATCGGTGGAGCTGGTGGACATTAAGGTTAAGGCCGGGGACACGGTTACCAAGGGACAGGTGGTTGCGGCGGTTGAAGCCATGAAGGCCAACCATGATATCAAATCTCCGGTGGACGGTGTGGTTGCATCCGTTCAGGCTCGCATTGGAGATGAACTGGATGCTTCGAAACCAATTCTAATGATTGCGAAAAAAGGTTGA
- a CDS encoding acetate--CoA ligase family protein has translation MAKFFEYQGKAFFKQAGIPIPVGEAVKTPEAAKAATQKIGKPVVIKAQVWAGGRGKSGAVKFADTPDEAQKAAGEILGMKVKGLEVKEVLVEEKLDIAQEFYAGVIINSAQDVRGPVIMFSPEGGMEIESVPADKIAMLNVDVVKGLMPYDTLNMALSMGVKGAALRQVGDVIFKLFKTFQKYDCRTLEINPLVMTKQGKLIAADCRMAVDDQALFRHPELGIKIGREFLKEATHFDLMGWSFEETDFRGTSYVAEMASPEEIAQGGYVGYHGIGGGAAMIGMDALNQVGLKVADYADTSGNPTASKVYRVIKLIMSQPGIEGYFLAGFMMANQEQWHHAHGIVKALREELPKRPGFPVVLLLCGNKEKESQEILKEGLKGLDARIEIYDRERVYDAKFIGGRVKALVDEYRKEKAA, from the coding sequence ATGGCAAAGTTTTTTGAATATCAGGGAAAAGCCTTCTTTAAACAAGCAGGTATTCCGATCCCTGTCGGCGAAGCGGTAAAAACCCCTGAGGCAGCCAAAGCAGCAACCCAGAAAATCGGCAAGCCGGTGGTCATAAAAGCCCAGGTATGGGCGGGCGGCCGCGGCAAGTCCGGCGCCGTCAAGTTTGCCGACACCCCGGACGAAGCCCAAAAAGCTGCCGGTGAAATCCTGGGCATGAAGGTAAAGGGGCTCGAAGTCAAAGAGGTTCTGGTTGAAGAAAAGCTCGATATCGCTCAGGAATTCTATGCCGGCGTTATCATCAACTCTGCCCAGGACGTAAGGGGACCGGTCATCATGTTCAGCCCCGAAGGCGGTATGGAAATCGAATCCGTCCCTGCCGACAAAATCGCCATGTTGAACGTGGATGTCGTTAAGGGCCTGATGCCTTATGACACCTTGAACATGGCGCTTTCCATGGGCGTCAAAGGTGCGGCCCTGCGCCAGGTAGGGGATGTCATCTTCAAGCTTTTTAAAACATTCCAAAAGTATGACTGCCGCACACTGGAAATCAATCCGCTGGTGATGACCAAGCAAGGCAAGCTGATTGCAGCCGACTGCCGCATGGCGGTGGATGACCAGGCCCTTTTCCGCCATCCGGAGTTAGGCATCAAAATCGGACGGGAATTTCTCAAGGAGGCCACCCATTTTGACCTGATGGGATGGTCTTTTGAAGAGACCGATTTTCGCGGAACCAGCTATGTCGCTGAAATGGCATCCCCTGAAGAAATCGCCCAGGGGGGCTATGTCGGTTATCACGGCATCGGCGGCGGCGCCGCCATGATCGGTATGGATGCCCTGAATCAGGTGGGGCTGAAGGTCGCCGATTATGCCGATACCAGCGGCAATCCCACTGCTTCCAAGGTCTACCGTGTCATCAAACTCATCATGTCCCAGCCGGGCATTGAGGGGTATTTTCTGGCAGGCTTCATGATGGCCAACCAGGAACAGTGGCACCATGCCCACGGCATCGTGAAAGCGCTGCGGGAAGAACTGCCCAAGCGGCCCGGTTTCCCGGTTGTCCTGCTGCTGTGCGGCAACAAGGAAAAAGAATCCCAGGAAATCTTGAAGGAAGGGCTGAAAGGCCTGGATGCCAGAATCGAAATCTACGACCGCGAACGGGTTTATGACGCCAAATTTATCGGCGGCCGGGTCAAAGCGCTGGTGGATGAATACAGAAAAGAAAAAGCTGCCTAA
- a CDS encoding FadR/GntR family transcriptional regulator, giving the protein MDRQMFRPIKQEKLSVKISSQIKTLIIEGELKPGDPLPPERELMHLLNVSRPSIREALKSLIGMGFLEASKGNRTIVKSLASGRMLDPLHQLLKDDIMVVFELIEVRKAIEAWNAYYAAKRATPADIERLEKNVASLKEKIGDHDFVIEKVDADFHLAISEATHNKIQTHIMFTIYDIIRESIGKYFQNINYNDVYHQHQDIVQAIKVKNPDAAREKILEHLEYVETRIKELVNSR; this is encoded by the coding sequence ATGGACAGACAAATGTTTAGGCCGATCAAACAGGAAAAACTTTCAGTCAAAATTTCCAGCCAGATCAAAACACTGATCATTGAAGGGGAATTGAAACCCGGCGATCCGTTGCCCCCGGAAAGAGAGCTGATGCATTTATTAAATGTCAGCCGGCCGTCCATTCGGGAGGCGCTCAAGTCGCTGATCGGAATGGGATTCCTGGAAGCTTCCAAGGGAAATCGGACCATTGTAAAGTCGCTGGCGTCCGGACGGATGCTGGATCCGCTGCATCAACTCTTAAAGGATGATATCATGGTCGTCTTCGAGTTGATCGAGGTGCGCAAAGCCATTGAAGCCTGGAATGCGTATTATGCCGCTAAACGGGCAACGCCGGCGGACATCGAGCGCCTGGAGAAAAATGTTGCGTCCTTGAAAGAAAAGATCGGGGATCATGATTTTGTCATTGAAAAGGTTGACGCGGATTTCCACCTGGCCATTTCCGAAGCGACGCACAACAAAATACAAACGCATATCATGTTTACGATATATGATATAATCCGGGAATCCATCGGGAAATACTTTCAAAACATCAATTATAATGATGTCTATCATCAACATCAGGATATTGTCCAGGCGATAAAGGTAAAAAATCCGGACGCGGCCAGGGAAAAAATCCTTGAGCACCTCGAATATGTCGAGACCCGGATCAAGGAACTGGTGAACAGCCGGTAA
- a CDS encoding tripartite tricarboxylate transporter permease, with the protein MEIWLGALQNVFNPTGLFLVAAGVMMGVTLGAIPGLNSTMGTALLIPFTFAMQPTNGLVLLSAVYCGGTFGGSISAILFNVPGAPEASVTGFDGYPMAKAGKAAQALGIAIMCSCIGGLFSVMVMTLVSPQLAKVGLMFSQPEYFALGVAALTLIASLGGDNMLKAFIAGAIGLLVATIGIDPMTSNARFTFGGKALIGGINFIPAIIGAFAVSEILATAEAGGIRSDIQMAKVSTTLPRFKELI; encoded by the coding sequence ATGGAAATCTGGTTGGGAGCGTTGCAGAATGTGTTTAATCCGACAGGACTTTTCCTGGTCGCTGCCGGTGTAATGATGGGTGTCACCCTAGGGGCGATACCCGGGTTGAACTCCACCATGGGCACCGCATTGCTGATTCCGTTCACCTTCGCCATGCAACCGACCAACGGGCTGGTACTGCTGTCGGCGGTGTATTGCGGCGGAACCTTCGGCGGTTCCATATCGGCGATTTTATTTAATGTGCCCGGTGCGCCGGAAGCCTCGGTGACCGGTTTTGACGGCTATCCCATGGCCAAGGCCGGCAAGGCGGCCCAAGCCCTCGGCATCGCCATTATGTGCAGTTGCATCGGCGGGTTGTTCAGCGTTATGGTCATGACCCTGGTGTCCCCGCAACTTGCTAAAGTCGGGTTGATGTTTTCACAGCCCGAATACTTTGCGCTGGGGGTTGCGGCCCTGACGTTGATTGCCTCCCTGGGGGGCGACAACATGCTCAAAGCGTTTATCGCCGGCGCCATCGGTTTGCTGGTTGCCACCATCGGCATCGATCCCATGACCAGTAACGCGCGCTTTACCTTCGGCGGAAAGGCGCTCATCGGCGGGATAAATTTTATCCCGGCGATTATAGGCGCGTTTGCAGTCAGTGAAATTTTGGCCACAGCCGAAGCCGGCGGGATCAGATCAGATATCCAGATGGCCAAGGTATCCACGACCCTGCCGCGGTTCAAGGAGCTGATCC
- a CDS encoding tripartite tricarboxylate transporter substrate binding protein, with the protein MFKKKSLVFLTVTFVMVLALAVQIQAADKPKDYPSRPIEVVVQYGAGGGSDNFVRNLMMRGRRNLGTAVNITNMTGGAGVKASQYVLSQPADGYTIYNFSPEQLINTVLGRENYSEEFVPLCQVQQDQSLFSVSPQSKFKTIQDVIAYGKANPGKLQFTGTTPASPDEIIIMSFAKAVGIKVKYIPFDKAPESHAAVLGNHLDVLHEEPGSIISLLEAKKLIPIVVFAEKRLEAFPDVPTAKEIGADITMGRWRGLAFKKGTPQPIIDWVAVQLKKAYDHKSYKTYAKASLLDLRPGWKGPAEFGKFWESEYVVFKEILEELGYTKKK; encoded by the coding sequence ATGTTTAAGAAAAAATCATTGGTATTTTTGACAGTGACATTTGTCATGGTTCTGGCTTTAGCGGTACAAATCCAGGCTGCCGACAAACCCAAAGACTACCCCAGCAGGCCCATAGAAGTGGTGGTTCAGTACGGTGCCGGCGGCGGCAGCGATAATTTTGTGCGTAACCTGATGATGCGAGGCCGGCGGAATCTCGGAACGGCCGTCAATATCACCAACATGACCGGCGGCGCCGGTGTCAAGGCTTCCCAGTATGTCCTTTCGCAGCCGGCCGACGGTTATACCATCTACAACTTCAGTCCGGAACAGCTCATCAATACCGTCCTGGGTCGCGAAAATTACAGTGAGGAATTCGTGCCGCTTTGCCAGGTGCAGCAGGACCAAAGCTTGTTCTCTGTGAGCCCGCAATCAAAATTTAAGACCATCCAGGATGTCATTGCCTATGGCAAGGCCAATCCGGGAAAACTTCAGTTCACCGGCACCACCCCGGCCAGCCCGGATGAAATTATCATCATGAGTTTTGCCAAAGCAGTGGGAATAAAGGTTAAATACATTCCTTTTGACAAAGCCCCCGAATCCCATGCCGCGGTTCTGGGCAACCATTTGGATGTCTTGCATGAAGAGCCGGGCTCCATCATTTCCCTGCTTGAAGCCAAAAAACTCATCCCGATAGTGGTTTTCGCCGAAAAACGCCTGGAAGCATTCCCGGATGTTCCCACTGCCAAAGAGATCGGCGCCGACATCACCATGGGCCGCTGGCGAGGCCTGGCGTTCAAAAAAGGCACCCCTCAGCCGATCATCGACTGGGTGGCGGTACAATTGAAGAAAGCCTATGATCATAAAAGCTATAAGACGTATGCCAAAGCATCGCTGCTGGATTTGCGTCCGGGCTGGAAGGGACCGGCGGAATTCGGCAAGTTCTGGGAATCTGAATATGTTGTTTTCAAGGAAATTCTGGAAGAGCTCGGATATACCAAGAAAAAGTAA
- a CDS encoding tripartite tricarboxylate transporter TctB family protein: MKALFKGEIVISLITIIGAIYLYHETYQFGFIDLYGGLGPFFWPRLLLVLLMAFSVGVAINVFQKVKKGLLPAAAATLDMGKIQLFSAMGLIALYIILLKIIGFLVLTPFVMIAFMYLLGEKSKVWIFTIPFALTLGIVLLFTKIMYVPLPRGIGIFLSISHLLY; encoded by the coding sequence TTGAAAGCGTTGTTTAAAGGCGAAATCGTCATCAGCCTGATCACTATTATCGGTGCCATTTACCTCTATCACGAAACATATCAGTTCGGTTTTATTGATCTTTATGGGGGTCTTGGGCCGTTCTTCTGGCCCAGGCTCCTCCTTGTTTTGCTGATGGCGTTTAGTGTTGGGGTGGCGATTAATGTGTTTCAAAAGGTTAAAAAAGGTCTCCTGCCTGCCGCAGCAGCAACTTTGGACATGGGCAAAATCCAGTTGTTCTCTGCCATGGGGCTGATCGCACTCTATATCATTTTGTTGAAAATCATCGGGTTTCTGGTTCTGACCCCTTTTGTGATGATCGCGTTCATGTACCTTCTGGGTGAAAAAAGCAAGGTGTGGATTTTTACGATACCGTTTGCGCTGACCCTCGGCATCGTGCTGCTGTTCACCAAGATTATGTATGTTCCCCTGCCCCGGGGAATCGGTATTTTTTTGTCCATTAGCCACCTGCTGTATTAA
- a CDS encoding CoA ester lyase → MAVMRSVFYVPSNNEKMVAKAPTITADILTLDLEDSVPPAEKPKGRKMIQEYLKSSRASQASANLYVRINNWETLMTNDDLEAIVHPGLDGVCLAKCGSADNVKRLDWKLEELEQRRGMKVGTVGIQLLIETAKGVINAYPAATASPRVNSLIFGAVDYTKDMRVTLTSEGMEQLYARYYTAVAARAAGCVAIDCPFVAFQDMDAFDKSTREGRQMGYEGRMLIHPSQIEPSHIIYTPSSEDVEWAEGVKKVFEEEGIAKGAAAVTYKGKMVDTPVYENALTILRTMEEIKAADAKRKA, encoded by the coding sequence ATGGCAGTTATGCGATCTGTGTTTTATGTACCCAGCAATAATGAAAAGATGGTGGCCAAGGCCCCCACCATCACAGCCGACATTCTCACCCTTGACCTGGAAGATTCGGTCCCGCCGGCTGAAAAGCCCAAAGGCCGCAAGATGATCCAGGAGTATTTGAAAAGCAGCCGGGCTTCCCAGGCTTCCGCCAACCTGTATGTCCGCATCAACAACTGGGAAACCCTGATGACCAATGACGACCTTGAAGCCATCGTCCATCCCGGGCTCGACGGCGTCTGCCTGGCCAAGTGCGGCAGCGCCGACAATGTCAAACGTCTGGATTGGAAGCTGGAAGAACTGGAACAGCGCCGGGGAATGAAAGTCGGGACCGTCGGCATCCAACTGCTGATCGAAACCGCCAAGGGCGTTATCAACGCTTATCCGGCGGCCACCGCCAGCCCGCGGGTAAACTCCCTGATTTTCGGCGCCGTGGACTATACCAAGGATATGCGCGTAACACTGACATCCGAGGGTATGGAGCAGCTCTATGCCAGGTACTATACGGCCGTCGCCGCCCGCGCCGCCGGTTGTGTCGCCATTGACTGCCCCTTTGTGGCTTTCCAGGACATGGACGCCTTTGACAAGAGCACCCGCGAGGGCCGCCAGATGGGATATGAAGGCCGCATGCTGATTCATCCCAGCCAGATCGAACCTTCGCACATAATCTACACCCCGTCTTCCGAAGACGTCGAGTGGGCCGAAGGCGTCAAGAAAGTCTTTGAAGAAGAAGGGATTGCCAAGGGCGCTGCCGCCGTTACCTACAAAGGCAAAATGGTCGACACGCCGGTATATGAAAACGCCCTGACAATTTTACGCACCATGGAAGAGATCAAAGCTGCAGACGCCAAAAGAAAAGCATAG
- a CDS encoding sodium ion-translocating decarboxylase subunit beta: METIAELVLKSGFANLTWGTLVMFIVAGTLIYLAITKGYEPLLLIPIGFGTLLANLPLGDMGSYGQGVMNFIYRSGIKTQLLPPVIFMGVGVLTDFRPLLGRPLTFLLGAAAQLGIFSAALGAAYIFGFTYQEAAAIGIIGGADGPTSIYLATLLAPHLLGPIAVAAYSYMSLVPIIQPPIIKWLTTQKERAIDMPQTKPVSKTAVIIFPIATGILASLAIPSCAPLIGMLMFGNLLRECGVTERLKKTAGSALIDIVTIFLGLAVGATMDSEHFLTVQTIQILLMGLVAFSFSTAGGVIFAKFINLFLAKDKKINPCIGAAGVSAVPMAARVVQKFVSDHTNGEVNPLMQAMGPNVAGVIGSAVAAGVFLALLG, translated from the coding sequence ATGGAAACCATTGCTGAATTAGTTTTAAAATCGGGTTTCGCCAACCTGACATGGGGAACCCTTGTCATGTTTATTGTGGCCGGAACCCTTATTTATCTTGCGATTACCAAAGGGTATGAACCGCTTTTGCTGATTCCGATCGGATTCGGGACACTCCTGGCAAATCTCCCGCTGGGGGACATGGGATCCTACGGTCAGGGCGTGATGAATTTTATCTACCGCAGCGGCATCAAAACCCAACTCCTGCCCCCCGTTATTTTCATGGGGGTCGGGGTGTTGACGGATTTCAGGCCGCTCCTGGGCCGTCCGCTGACATTTCTGCTGGGCGCAGCCGCCCAGCTGGGCATATTTTCCGCCGCACTCGGCGCGGCTTATATTTTTGGTTTTACCTATCAGGAAGCCGCAGCCATCGGTATTATCGGCGGCGCAGACGGGCCCACATCGATTTACCTGGCAACCCTGCTGGCGCCGCACCTGCTGGGGCCCATTGCGGTGGCGGCATACAGCTACATGTCGCTGGTACCCATCATTCAGCCTCCCATCATCAAATGGCTCACCACTCAAAAGGAGCGGGCCATCGATATGCCCCAGACCAAACCGGTCTCTAAAACAGCGGTGATAATATTTCCGATTGCCACGGGAATCCTGGCGTCACTGGCCATTCCCTCATGCGCGCCCCTCATCGGCATGCTCATGTTCGGCAACCTGCTGAGGGAATGCGGCGTGACCGAACGGCTGAAAAAGACCGCCGGCAGCGCGCTCATTGATATCGTGACCATCTTTCTGGGCCTGGCGGTGGGCGCCACCATGGACAGCGAGCACTTTCTCACGGTGCAGACGATTCAGATTCTGCTCATGGGACTGGTGGCGTTTTCCTTCAGCACCGCCGGCGGTGTTATTTTTGCAAAGTTCATTAATTTGTTTCTGGCGAAAGACAAGAAGATAAATCCCTGCATCGGCGCGGCCGGCGTTTCAGCCGTTCCCATGGCAGCCCGGGTGGTTCAAAAATTCGTATCAGACCATACCAACGGTGAAGTCAATCCACTGATGCAGGCCATGGGTCCCAATGTGGCCGGCGTTATCGGTTCAGCCGTGGCAGCCGGGGTCTTCCTGGCGCTGCTGGGATAA